Proteins encoded in a region of the Planococcus shixiaomingii genome:
- a CDS encoding response regulator transcription factor produces the protein MRSATVLIVEDEDGIRELIRLFLTKKGYRAIEAEDGYEAMDLLAKENPDLILLDIEMPGMNGLEVCEQIRMQTKLPILFVSYRKELTYKIQGLEAGGDDYITKPFDFNELEARIRAILRRNGWTNGEEEKLSVLQFDDMHIHIDARELFIGGKPVRLFHKEFQLLLLLAQNPNRVWTAEQIYDRVWGYYSDGDMQTVKVHISNLRRKVEKDPTNPLYIHTVRGFGYKFTAG, from the coding sequence ATGAGAAGTGCCACTGTGTTGATTGTAGAAGATGAAGATGGTATCCGCGAATTAATACGGTTATTCTTGACGAAAAAAGGATACCGGGCTATTGAAGCGGAAGATGGGTATGAAGCGATGGATTTATTGGCAAAAGAAAATCCTGATCTGATTTTGCTTGATATTGAAATGCCAGGAATGAATGGCTTAGAAGTATGTGAGCAAATCCGCATGCAAACCAAGCTGCCGATTCTTTTTGTCAGTTATCGGAAAGAATTGACTTATAAAATCCAAGGGCTTGAAGCAGGCGGAGACGATTATATTACGAAACCATTCGATTTTAATGAATTGGAAGCCCGTATACGGGCTATTCTGAGAAGGAATGGCTGGACAAATGGAGAAGAGGAAAAACTTTCGGTGCTCCAGTTTGATGATATGCATATCCATATTGATGCCCGTGAATTATTTATAGGCGGTAAACCGGTAAGGTTATTTCATAAAGAATTTCAGCTATTGCTGCTCCTTGCCCAAAACCCGAATCGAGTATGGACTGCAGAGCAAATATACGATCGGGTATGGGGATATTATTCAGATGGAGATATGCAAACGGTTAAAGTGCATATAAGCAATTTAAGGCGCAAAGTAGAAAAAGATCCAACAAATCCCCTGTATATACACACAGTCCGTGGGTTTGGCTACAAATTTACAGCTGGATAA
- a CDS encoding ATP-binding protein, with protein sequence MPIFHRNFSTIVKFIFIFFVLLFFGGNTPQTSPTKAGEEILKLDDATERLKINKEINLLEDPEGKFTIEEISQIPLKWKFIPLVKEIPNMGFTSSVYWIQLDVLNDAPNKNWVLELEEPSIDSVALFSPKENGKFTEKKAGRKIPIDNREHFHNKFAFNLNANANSMETYYLRVQSSGPIQLPLSIWEQTAFEENTRNSTLQIGLLGGMATALVFYYLMQFLKYRESSYFHFAFFVMSIFFIVTSMAGLNFSVIWPQWTWWSSHSTLFFIGINSIFALLLAKSFLDTRRHLPKTNKIFHVLITANLVFIFILFFSYEAVRLLLPLSLLLSMIMVLAISSLLWKRSILFARYFTVASAFFTIGIGLSVLMTIGVSPLTLRTQYGSELAVLAGILLFALGINDKAYVREKEKVERERKATERQRLAMESLKHAIERKDELLAFTSHGLRTPLYGMIGIAESLQEVTAGRLPPALNSQIGMIVSSGKKLAHMINDILDFSKLKQNSLNIQVEPVELKKVAENVLAICAPLIKNKEVQLYQTIPSDMPKVIADLERVEQILYNLVGNSIKYTSTGEIVISAKKVGKQVEISVRDTGTGIQEDRLLNLFEPFHKKAIEKEGEFEGVGIGLNITKRLVELQGGWLDVESEVGVGSTFSFTLPVYVDESVEEAKPAREPFIEELTASQLASTLVNRKNGKKHMRILVVEHDEVNRQMLTYQLHHAGYKVTGVAAGKEAIQLLEDKPMDMVILDWSLEDMAGDELCRQIRSKYTLTELPILMLSDKSGLQEKTNAFTAGANDYLIKPCDKEEFLLRIETLANLRSLTQEITNLNYFLERNVKERTMALEITNMNLVTVNDEIQEIEKARNEMLSTISHELGTPITLIHSYIQAVKESLIDEKNPRYLDMIHNKLLLLERLTEDLVELGKYKSGNMTLRFHQMQLGDWLDRLIQGMESDVKQSGRFFEHIKVNRETWENNLILSIDIDRIDQVFSNVLWNAVKHTTSEDGKITISAEVFTRGREGAVLEDEGFDAEVIIKVADTGCGIDEKVLPHIFDRFFKKGDSSDYKGSGLGLAIAKEIILSHKGEIWAESEVGKGSVFYIALPLSF encoded by the coding sequence ATGCCCATTTTTCATCGTAATTTTTCAACAATTGTAAAGTTTATCTTTATCTTTTTTGTATTATTATTTTTTGGCGGGAACACTCCACAAACGAGTCCAACTAAAGCTGGAGAAGAAATTCTGAAGCTTGACGACGCAACAGAACGGCTAAAAATCAACAAAGAAATAAACCTTTTAGAAGATCCGGAAGGCAAGTTTACGATTGAAGAAATCTCTCAAATCCCTTTAAAATGGAAATTTATTCCGCTAGTAAAAGAAATTCCTAATATGGGATTCACTTCTTCTGTTTACTGGATACAACTTGATGTACTGAATGATGCACCTAATAAAAACTGGGTGCTTGAATTGGAGGAGCCTTCGATAGACAGCGTTGCCCTTTTTTCACCAAAAGAAAATGGGAAATTTACTGAAAAAAAAGCTGGACGTAAAATTCCAATCGACAACAGAGAACATTTTCACAATAAGTTCGCTTTTAACTTGAATGCCAATGCCAATTCGATGGAAACTTATTATTTGCGTGTTCAGTCGTCTGGGCCAATTCAATTGCCTCTTTCTATATGGGAACAAACAGCATTTGAAGAAAATACACGCAATTCAACTCTTCAGATTGGCTTGCTCGGGGGAATGGCCACCGCTTTAGTGTTTTATTATTTGATGCAATTTCTAAAATACCGCGAGAGCAGTTACTTTCATTTTGCTTTTTTTGTAATGTCGATCTTTTTTATCGTCACTTCTATGGCAGGCTTGAATTTTTCTGTGATTTGGCCTCAATGGACATGGTGGAGCAGCCATTCAACCCTGTTTTTCATTGGGATAAACAGCATTTTCGCCTTGCTTCTGGCAAAAAGTTTTTTAGATACACGCCGTCATCTGCCAAAAACAAACAAGATTTTCCATGTTTTAATAACTGCCAACTTAGTTTTTATCTTTATTTTATTTTTCTCCTATGAAGCAGTGCGGTTGCTGTTGCCCCTTTCGTTACTGCTATCGATGATTATGGTTTTGGCTATTTCCAGTCTCTTGTGGAAAAGAAGCATACTTTTTGCCCGTTATTTTACGGTTGCATCAGCTTTTTTCACAATAGGCATCGGACTTTCTGTTCTAATGACAATTGGAGTTTCCCCTTTGACACTTAGGACGCAATATGGTTCAGAATTAGCCGTCCTTGCCGGAATATTACTTTTTGCATTGGGGATTAACGATAAAGCGTATGTAAGAGAAAAGGAAAAAGTGGAACGCGAAAGAAAAGCGACGGAACGTCAGCGCCTCGCTATGGAATCATTAAAACATGCCATTGAGCGAAAAGATGAGCTGTTGGCCTTCACTTCACATGGTTTGCGTACACCTTTGTATGGGATGATCGGGATAGCTGAGTCTTTGCAAGAAGTTACGGCTGGACGATTGCCGCCAGCACTCAACAGCCAAATTGGCATGATTGTATCGAGCGGCAAAAAACTGGCCCATATGATCAATGACATATTGGATTTTTCAAAGCTGAAACAAAATTCCTTAAATATCCAAGTAGAGCCTGTTGAACTGAAAAAAGTTGCTGAAAATGTGCTGGCCATATGTGCGCCGCTAATAAAAAATAAAGAGGTACAGCTTTATCAAACCATTCCTTCTGACATGCCAAAAGTTATTGCTGACTTGGAACGAGTCGAACAAATTCTTTATAATTTGGTCGGAAATTCAATCAAGTATACGTCAACAGGAGAAATAGTCATTTCGGCAAAAAAAGTTGGCAAACAAGTGGAGATATCCGTAAGAGATACAGGTACTGGGATTCAAGAAGACCGGCTATTAAACTTATTTGAGCCATTCCATAAAAAAGCAATTGAAAAAGAAGGGGAATTTGAAGGTGTCGGTATTGGCTTGAATATTACAAAACGTCTTGTCGAATTGCAGGGAGGTTGGCTTGACGTTGAATCAGAAGTTGGAGTCGGTTCGACGTTCAGTTTTACTTTGCCGGTATATGTGGATGAAAGTGTGGAAGAGGCGAAGCCGGCAAGAGAACCTTTCATCGAAGAGTTGACGGCTTCTCAGTTAGCTAGTACTTTGGTTAACCGAAAAAACGGAAAAAAACATATGCGCATCTTAGTTGTAGAGCATGATGAAGTAAACCGGCAAATGCTGACCTATCAATTGCATCACGCGGGTTACAAAGTGACAGGGGTAGCAGCAGGAAAAGAAGCTATTCAGTTATTGGAAGATAAGCCGATGGATATGGTCATCTTGGATTGGTCGCTGGAAGATATGGCTGGAGATGAGCTTTGCAGGCAAATCCGTTCGAAATATACATTGACGGAATTGCCGATTTTAATGCTGTCTGATAAATCAGGGCTTCAAGAAAAGACAAATGCGTTTACTGCTGGAGCAAATGATTATCTAATCAAGCCTTGTGATAAAGAAGAATTTCTATTGCGTATTGAAACGCTTGCTAATTTAAGAAGCTTGACGCAAGAAATTACAAATTTGAATTATTTTCTTGAGCGTAACGTGAAAGAACGGACAATGGCTCTTGAAATTACCAATATGAACTTAGTGACGGTGAATGATGAAATACAGGAAATCGAAAAAGCTCGAAATGAAATGTTATCCACTATTTCTCATGAACTGGGAACTCCAATTACTTTGATCCATAGTTACATCCAAGCGGTAAAAGAAAGTTTAATTGATGAAAAAAATCCGCGTTACTTGGACATGATCCACAATAAACTGCTGTTGCTGGAGCGGCTGACAGAAGATCTTGTAGAACTGGGGAAATACAAATCTGGCAATATGACGCTACGGTTTCATCAAATGCAATTAGGCGACTGGCTAGATCGGCTCATTCAAGGCATGGAATCTGATGTAAAGCAAAGCGGCAGATTCTTTGAACACATTAAAGTGAACAGGGAAACGTGGGAAAATAATTTAATTTTATCGATCGATATTGACCGAATTGATCAAGTTTTTTCAAATGTCTTATGGAATGCAGTTAAGCACACAACTTCTGAAGACGGTAAAATCACTATTTCTGCTGAAGTTTTCACACGCGGCAGAGAAGGTGCGGTTCTGGAAGATGAAGGATTTGATGCTGAAGTCATCATCAAAGTGGCAGACACCGGATGTGGAATCGATGAAAAAGTGCTTCCCCATATTTTTGATCGTTTCTTCAAAAAAGGAGACTCATCCGATTACAAAGGAAGCGGGCTTGGCTTGGCAATTGCGAAAGAAATTATTCTTTCACATAAAGGGGAAATTTGGGCTGAAAGCGAAGTTGGCAAAGGCAGTGTTTTCTACATTGCTTTACCTTTGAGTTTTTAA
- a CDS encoding LCP family glycopolymer transferase translates to MMKKQSSRKLKGRKKRWVGRAFLIALATIAIYLVILFPTVTSTLDQIHEPAAREVSVKRYEKIVLEKKDPISILLLGVDEREGDRGRSDTMIVLTLNPEEKSIKMVSIPRDTYTKIVGYGIMDKINHAYAFGGMEMSMESVENLLDIPIDYTIQVNMEGFEDIVDAVGGVEVNNPLAFDDFEVGKQNLNGEQALSYVRMRKQDPNGDFGRQDRQKQVIESILDKTASANTLFSYKKILSALGENVKTSISISEMREVQKNYRDTIETIDQIYFEEGTGETINAIWYYKMNSEELEKVQKTLKEHLEIK, encoded by the coding sequence ATGATGAAAAAACAGAGTTCCAGAAAATTAAAAGGAAGAAAAAAACGCTGGGTTGGGCGAGCCTTTCTCATAGCTTTAGCAACTATAGCTATTTATTTGGTTATTTTATTTCCAACTGTTACAAGTACGCTTGATCAAATCCATGAGCCGGCTGCTAGGGAGGTATCGGTAAAACGCTATGAAAAAATTGTTCTGGAAAAGAAAGATCCAATTTCCATTTTACTTTTAGGTGTTGACGAAAGAGAGGGTGATCGCGGACGGTCCGATACAATGATTGTTTTAACCTTAAATCCTGAGGAAAAATCTATTAAAATGGTCAGCATTCCACGTGATACTTATACAAAAATTGTAGGATATGGAATAATGGATAAAATCAACCACGCTTATGCTTTTGGAGGCATGGAAATGTCAATGGAATCGGTTGAAAATTTACTTGATATTCCAATTGACTACACAATCCAAGTAAATATGGAGGGCTTTGAAGATATCGTAGATGCAGTAGGCGGTGTTGAAGTAAACAACCCCCTTGCATTTGATGATTTTGAAGTTGGAAAGCAAAATTTAAATGGCGAGCAAGCATTAAGTTATGTTCGAATGCGCAAGCAAGATCCAAACGGTGATTTCGGCCGGCAAGATCGGCAAAAACAGGTCATTGAAAGTATTTTGGACAAAACAGCATCAGCCAATACGCTTTTTAGTTACAAAAAAATACTAAGCGCATTAGGGGAAAATGTAAAAACTAGCATCAGCATTAGTGAAATGCGTGAAGTTCAAAAAAATTACCGGGACACTATCGAAACTATTGACCAAATTTATTTCGAAGAAGGTACTGGAGAAACAATTAACGCTATCTGGTACTATAAAATGAATTCTGAAGAGCTTGAAAAAGTGCAGAAAACATTGAAAGAACACTTGGAAATAAAGTGA
- a CDS encoding NRDE family protein: MCLINFHFKDHPKYKLIVAANRDEFYGRPTQPAHFWEDEPLILAGRDLQQGGTWLGITKTGKFAALTNFRDPSRPEADKISRGALVRDFLAKTQSPADFLKAISPSDYAGFNLLVGDADQLFYYNNLQPEVFELTPGTYGLSNHFLDTPWPKVVKGKKFLGDYVSTHEDIELDSLFTILSNSEQASESDLPDTGIGLDFERKLSAMFIKTPDYGTRSASVVLVDHDNNVTFAERTFEKGELSSEQIFDLKIQ; encoded by the coding sequence ATGTGTCTGATTAATTTCCATTTTAAAGATCATCCAAAATACAAATTAATCGTTGCGGCCAACCGAGATGAATTTTACGGACGTCCAACCCAACCTGCTCACTTTTGGGAAGATGAGCCGCTCATTTTGGCTGGCCGGGATTTGCAGCAAGGCGGGACATGGCTCGGAATTACAAAAACCGGAAAGTTCGCCGCATTGACGAATTTTCGCGATCCCTCTAGACCGGAAGCTGACAAAATTTCACGGGGAGCCTTAGTACGGGATTTCCTAGCCAAGACCCAGTCGCCTGCAGATTTTTTAAAGGCTATTTCTCCATCGGATTATGCCGGATTTAATTTGTTGGTCGGCGATGCTGACCAATTGTTCTATTATAATAATCTGCAGCCTGAGGTTTTTGAACTTACACCCGGAACTTACGGCCTTAGCAACCATTTCCTTGATACTCCGTGGCCAAAAGTGGTCAAGGGCAAAAAATTTCTAGGCGACTATGTATCGACTCATGAAGACATAGAGCTCGATTCACTTTTCACTATCCTTTCTAATTCAGAACAAGCTTCAGAGTCAGACCTGCCAGATACTGGAATCGGCCTCGACTTTGAACGCAAGCTATCTGCTATGTTCATCAAGACCCCTGACTACGGAACCCGTTCCGCATCTGTCGTTCTGGTTGACCATGACAATAATGTCACCTTTGCCGAGCGAACATTTGAAAAAGGTGAGTTGAGCAGTGAACAGATTTTCGATCTTAAAATACAATAA
- a CDS encoding SRPBCC family protein — protein sequence MRAEIIQVEHGYTATFERQFEASLEQVWAMLTDNEQLQLWFSELRVEKLEKGGFLSFNMGDGTFDNMTITDYQEGKIMAFEWAEDEVRFEIEQEGSGTKLKLIEFISRFTPHTARDLAGWHVCLDVIEALLEGKSIEREKEWELEYPEYQRLVESMGVTFD from the coding sequence ATGCGGGCAGAAATAATTCAAGTAGAACATGGTTACACAGCTACGTTCGAACGTCAATTTGAAGCAAGTTTAGAACAAGTATGGGCAATGCTGACAGACAACGAACAGCTGCAATTATGGTTTTCGGAACTTAGGGTTGAAAAGTTGGAAAAAGGCGGGTTTCTATCGTTCAATATGGGAGATGGCACATTCGATAACATGACAATCACGGATTATCAAGAAGGGAAAATAATGGCGTTTGAGTGGGCAGAAGATGAAGTGCGCTTTGAAATTGAACAAGAAGGCAGCGGCACCAAACTAAAGCTCATTGAGTTTATCAGTCGCTTTACACCTCATACTGCACGCGATTTGGCCGGTTGGCATGTTTGTTTAGACGTGATCGAAGCTCTACTGGAAGGCAAGTCTATTGAACGTGAAAAGGAGTGGGAGCTGGAATATCCGGAATACCAACGGTTAGTTGAAAGTATGGGAGTCACGTTTGACTGA
- the uvsE gene encoding UV DNA damage repair endonuclease UvsE → MRLGYACMNTELKTVFKTLRLATAEAEGMEKIKDLTLINMKTTLDIVQWNIENDILFYRASSSIVPLSTHPVNTWVWWEDPDFLLLANQIRSIVQANQMRVSVHPGQYTVLNAQKPEIVKKSIEDLEYHDKLIELLGGSDIILHTGGAYGDKEAAKARFAENYLKLSDSLKRKLRLENDDKTFTVRDVLDVSKLCGVPICFDIHHHNVNNDGQPVDFDEILATWKGFGTPKIHISTGKEGFTDLRHHDFVSEEDFNQLLLLLQGTDADIMFEAKLKEQAVLPFVRKLLNK, encoded by the coding sequence ATGAGACTTGGCTATGCCTGCATGAATACTGAATTGAAAACCGTCTTTAAAACTTTGCGTCTTGCAACAGCGGAGGCAGAAGGAATGGAAAAAATAAAAGACCTAACTTTAATAAACATGAAGACCACACTTGATATCGTTCAATGGAATATAGAAAATGATATTTTATTTTACAGGGCATCCAGTTCGATTGTCCCGCTGTCCACTCATCCGGTAAACACCTGGGTTTGGTGGGAAGATCCGGACTTTCTCTTGTTGGCAAATCAGATTCGTAGTATAGTGCAAGCCAATCAAATGAGAGTTTCCGTACATCCAGGCCAGTATACCGTACTGAACGCCCAAAAGCCGGAAATCGTTAAAAAGTCCATTGAAGATCTTGAATATCATGACAAGTTGATTGAGCTCCTTGGAGGCAGCGACATCATTTTGCATACGGGCGGCGCCTATGGCGACAAAGAAGCAGCAAAAGCCCGTTTTGCGGAAAATTATTTAAAGCTGTCCGATAGTTTAAAAAGAAAGCTGCGCCTCGAAAACGATGACAAAACGTTTACGGTACGGGACGTACTCGATGTCAGCAAGCTATGTGGTGTGCCTATCTGTTTTGATATTCATCATCATAACGTCAACAATGACGGACAACCGGTTGATTTTGATGAAATTTTGGCAACGTGGAAAGGATTCGGCACGCCGAAAATCCACATAAGCACCGGCAAAGAAGGCTTCACGGATTTGCGCCATCACGATTTTGTTTCAGAAGAAGATTTCAATCAACTGCTCTTGTTATTACAAGGAACCGATGCAGACATCATGTTCGAAGCAAAGCTGAAAGAACAAGCGGTTTTGCCGTTTGTCCGGAAATTGCTGAACAAGTAA
- a CDS encoding ATP-binding protein — MMSGMINNIFFIIFPIIVYQLLVVAGKRNFFASHRITLTVLFSISIVLCMSFPYQFISEDYIFDLRQVPMIVGGLYGGPYVSAALFVVAATCRILIGGEGTDIAVLNQLLVAIVVPFLRPAFLRMRWTAKIFCVFLISFFSLTFNLLVGYFLFDHPISHLYEVWLPLMVNQGAVSALAALLIEHIQRQEYMLNSLLKHEKMDTVSHFAAAVSHELRNPIQSVKGFIQLMQTYDYSREKQLEFHDIIIKEIQAAETLIEDYLVYAKPAYGQVENLSVMPEIKHILKIVGPYAVSNDIRIVLKKMNKEAFIMADRQKFHQALINIIRNGIEAMPDGGQFSIEAKLINSKVIIELSDEGCGMTKEEVQRLGEPYFSTKIKGTGLGMMVTYSVIRQMKGDIQVESESGKGTVFTLVFPLADQSAPIVK; from the coding sequence ATGATGTCGGGCATGATTAATAATATCTTTTTTATCATATTTCCAATCATCGTGTACCAATTGCTAGTCGTTGCAGGCAAGCGTAACTTTTTTGCCAGCCACCGAATTACATTAACCGTGTTGTTTTCAATCTCCATCGTTTTATGCATGAGTTTTCCTTATCAATTTATATCAGAGGACTATATTTTTGATCTTCGGCAAGTTCCTATGATTGTTGGGGGACTATACGGTGGCCCATATGTCAGTGCCGCCTTGTTTGTGGTTGCAGCAACGTGCCGCATCCTAATCGGTGGGGAAGGAACAGATATTGCGGTCTTAAATCAACTGCTAGTTGCAATTGTTGTCCCATTTTTGCGTCCTGCCTTTTTGCGGATGCGATGGACCGCAAAAATTTTCTGTGTCTTTCTTATTTCGTTTTTTTCTCTGACATTTAATTTATTGGTCGGTTATTTTTTATTCGATCACCCAATCAGCCATCTGTACGAGGTTTGGCTTCCATTAATGGTCAACCAAGGGGCGGTGAGTGCTTTAGCAGCTTTGCTGATTGAACATATTCAGCGTCAGGAATATATGCTCAATTCGTTATTGAAACATGAAAAAATGGATACAGTAAGCCATTTCGCAGCGGCTGTGTCGCATGAATTGCGCAATCCAATACAAAGCGTCAAAGGTTTTATTCAACTAATGCAAACCTATGATTACAGCCGTGAAAAACAGCTTGAATTTCATGACATCATAATAAAAGAAATCCAGGCGGCTGAAACCCTCATTGAAGATTACTTGGTTTATGCAAAACCGGCTTATGGCCAAGTGGAAAATCTATCAGTTATGCCCGAAATAAAGCATATCCTTAAAATTGTGGGGCCATATGCTGTAAGCAATGATATCCGGATAGTTTTGAAGAAAATGAATAAAGAAGCTTTCATAATGGCAGACCGACAAAAATTTCATCAGGCTTTGATAAATATTATTCGAAATGGTATTGAAGCAATGCCGGATGGCGGCCAGTTTTCCATCGAAGCAAAGCTTATTAATTCGAAAGTCATTATTGAACTTTCCGACGAAGGTTGCGGTATGACTAAAGAGGAAGTGCAACGCTTGGGAGAACCGTATTTCTCCACGAAAATAAAAGGGACAGGCCTTGGCATGATGGTCACATACAGTGTTATCCGGCAAATGAAAGGTGATATTCAAGTCGAGTCAGAAAGCGGAAAAGGAACGGTGTTTACGCTAGTATTTCCATTGGCAGACCAAAGTGCTCCTATCGTCAAATAA
- a CDS encoding sigma-70 family RNA polymerase sigma factor produces the protein MDQFDKLVEQYAPMISAIIRKLHIYREFEMFRQVGKVALWQAHERFDENKGNFTPFAYRSIYGAMLDELKRESRFTSNVTVMENDSFEWIVDPYIKEEMPDWLDQVLLSLEERALLESLFIEGSSVAELANQHKISLAGMKKRRERLLKKVKAQLQREEGISINCNGVKD, from the coding sequence GTGGATCAATTTGATAAACTAGTAGAACAGTATGCGCCAATGATTTCAGCTATTATAAGGAAACTCCATATCTACCGTGAGTTTGAAATGTTCCGCCAAGTAGGAAAGGTGGCATTATGGCAAGCTCATGAAAGATTTGATGAAAACAAAGGGAATTTCACACCTTTTGCTTATCGCAGCATTTACGGAGCTATGCTAGATGAACTGAAACGAGAATCCCGTTTTACTTCAAATGTAACCGTGATGGAAAATGACAGCTTTGAATGGATTGTAGATCCTTATATAAAAGAAGAAATGCCTGATTGGTTAGATCAAGTTTTGTTATCTTTAGAAGAACGTGCACTGTTGGAGTCCTTATTCATTGAAGGCAGCAGTGTAGCAGAGCTTGCCAATCAGCACAAAATTTCATTGGCAGGAATGAAAAAAAGAAGAGAGCGGCTGCTGAAAAAAGTAAAGGCACAGCTGCAAAGGGAAGAGGGTATATCTATAAATTGTAATGGTGTTAAAGATTAG
- a CDS encoding competence protein ComK — protein sequence MKQYDEYLIDRSVLFVVSSFENGWKSKIVTKDGVYYSSYSALTLINNACMLYASTYEGRVKATRHNLHQHKKTTLLISEDGVAAYPTKSPTHPECVWIFNHEYRMESITPTKTRLIYDQYQVSAEVNVSMHTLQKQRTRMYEMLYYYMRIRGKHNT from the coding sequence TTGAAGCAATATGATGAATATTTAATTGATCGATCTGTGTTATTTGTAGTATCTTCTTTTGAGAACGGTTGGAAATCAAAAATCGTTACAAAAGATGGCGTCTATTATTCTTCTTATTCCGCACTTACACTGATTAACAATGCATGCATGCTTTACGCATCCACTTACGAAGGACGTGTAAAAGCTACACGGCACAATCTTCATCAACACAAAAAGACCACACTTCTCATTTCAGAAGATGGAGTGGCAGCATACCCTACGAAGTCCCCGACTCACCCAGAATGTGTATGGATTTTCAATCATGAATACCGAATGGAATCGATTACCCCCACCAAGACCCGTCTCATCTATGATCAATATCAAGTTTCCGCTGAAGTGAACGTGTCCATGCATACTTTGCAAAAACAACGGACACGCATGTATGAAATGTTGTACTACTATATGAGAATCCGCGGCAAACATAATACATAA
- a CDS encoding GyrI-like domain-containing protein, translated as MTVRYINEPTIEIRSEQPYVGIAVQATLLEWDKMKEHVEELYEWLAKKEIEPAGPLFFRYWIIGSAEEEFHVEVGIPVERMAFGDEQVIVGVIPGGTYLSALHQGHPDHLAKSFNELEIWAKKEGLELDRRWEGEEEIWNGRFECYLTDPQIEPDPAKWEIQLSYLLMSDDAA; from the coding sequence GTGACCGTAAGGTACATCAATGAGCCTACAATAGAAATTCGATCTGAACAGCCTTATGTAGGCATTGCTGTTCAAGCAACCCTTTTGGAATGGGATAAAATGAAAGAACACGTTGAAGAGCTTTATGAGTGGCTAGCAAAAAAAGAAATTGAACCAGCAGGTCCTTTGTTTTTTCGGTATTGGATTATTGGCAGCGCAGAAGAAGAATTCCATGTGGAAGTAGGAATTCCAGTCGAACGAATGGCGTTTGGAGACGAACAGGTTATCGTTGGGGTAATCCCTGGCGGTACCTATCTATCTGCTTTGCATCAAGGGCATCCGGACCATTTAGCAAAATCATTTAATGAATTGGAAATTTGGGCGAAAAAAGAAGGGTTGGAGTTGGATAGGCGCTGGGAGGGAGAAGAGGAGATTTGGAATGGAAGATTCGAATGCTATTTGACAGACCCACAAATCGAACCTGACCCTGCAAAATGGGAAATTCAACTATCTTACTTGCTTATGAGTGATGATGCAGCATAG
- a CDS encoding TetR/AcrR family transcriptional regulator, with amino-acid sequence MDKKRDLMKQAVHLFSIKGFHQTSVNEIAQASGISKGAFYKHFDSKESLFIDIIKQYHEEIISETSSMNFSDQLNPLEVFSQKISIEIERVLANKEFFLMVFKDFPPGENEQIERLFHELQVSTMRFHKKSIIEAFGSQAEPFLTDLATVLGGMLREYLITLIFENKQVSPRKLSAFIAGSLDAIVLHLDRLEPVLSGEPIQLNQKEEILNEIKAKIQTFGAEKEKLLLSLDLLVKELNKKEPQTFLVEAMLVYLQQEPQLEYDINRLEKFV; translated from the coding sequence ATGGACAAAAAAAGAGACTTGATGAAGCAAGCGGTTCATTTGTTTTCAATTAAAGGATTTCATCAAACTTCCGTAAATGAAATTGCGCAAGCTTCGGGAATATCAAAAGGTGCGTTCTATAAGCATTTTGATTCAAAAGAAAGCTTGTTTATCGACATCATTAAGCAGTACCATGAAGAAATTATTTCAGAAACCTCGTCGATGAATTTCTCGGATCAGTTAAATCCGCTGGAAGTGTTCAGCCAAAAAATTTCTATTGAAATAGAACGGGTTTTAGCTAACAAGGAATTTTTCCTAATGGTTTTTAAAGATTTCCCGCCAGGCGAAAACGAACAAATTGAACGCCTGTTCCATGAATTGCAAGTTTCAACAATGAGATTTCATAAAAAAAGCATTATTGAAGCTTTCGGTTCTCAAGCAGAACCTTTTCTCACTGATTTAGCGACTGTGCTTGGCGGCATGCTTCGGGAGTACTTAATTACGTTAATTTTTGAAAACAAACAAGTATCTCCTAGAAAGCTGAGTGCATTTATAGCAGGAAGCCTTGATGCAATCGTCCTGCATTTGGATAGGCTGGAGCCTGTGCTATCAGGAGAACCAATCCAGCTTAATCAGAAGGAAGAAATTTTAAACGAGATTAAAGCAAAAATCCAGACGTTTGGTGCAGAAAAAGAAAAACTTTTGCTATCTCTCGATTTATTGGTGAAAGAACTCAACAAAAAAGAGCCACAAACATTTTTGGTTGAAGCCATGCTCGTCTATTTACAGCAAGAACCGCAATTGGAGTATGACATTAATCGCTTGGAGAAGTTCGTATAA